The DNA window ATAATGCTCATATCCGTTCGTGAGCCGGAAATAACTGACATACCCAATGACCTTCTCGGATGCCTTTTTGCTGAGGTCATATTTGAAGTCTCCGGTGATATTATCCCAGAGAATCAATTGCCCTTCGTATACTGGACTGGCGTTCATTCGAGAGAATTGCCCGGACCGCAATCCCAGCTGCGAATATCCCTTCCATCCCATCTGGAATTGCGCCTGTCCTTTATAGGGGACGATGTGCGCAAAACCGAGACTCGGATTTATGGGTAGGTCAAGTGTAGCCGCGACCATGGCAGCCGAAATTACACTGTCAGGCGCTATTTGAGAGAGCTGACTATTGGCCTTTACTGCCGATATAACGCTGCTTACAAACCCGGCAGCTTTTTTCCCGAGCACTTCATTGAACCTGGCCCTGATGGCGGGACTGTCAATTCGCTCTTTCAGGGTCAGCGCTTTTGTTGTGACTGTCATTTTATTTCACCTTTCATATTTATCAGTTATCTGCCACTCCAGAATTTGCAGGTAATAGCATATCCGCAGTAGCGCTTAGTACAAATCCATCCCTGGGGGTCTGCCGGCATAAGAGCCTGTTTTCCTGCCCGAACGGCGTCCAATATTTCGATAAATCTCTCTATCCGGCGGTAGAGGGGATTAATCCAGGATGGCCCCGGGGCTAGGACCTCAATATCGGTCTTGGGAGTCTTGGTTTTGATGACCTTGTGATGATAGACCTTAGACGGGAATCTTCCCGTCTCCATTTTGAAGGCTGTCGCGTACATAGCCATCTGGGGAGACATGACCGAGGGCTCATTTTTGCTCATAGTTTTAATGTCTCCGACAGCATCATCCTCGAGGATGTCAATGCGCCCAGCCAAGTCGACCGGATACCCCTTCAGTTCGATCACAAACTTCTTCTCAACCTCAACCGGAAAAACCGTGGGGGCAAGAGTGCTGTGATATTTCAGAGAAAGGTCCACGGCCCGGTCGACCGCCTCACCATAGGTCTTTTTCTGGTCGATAGCTTCTTCCTCCTGGAGTGTCACTCCCTCATTCCATTCAGATTCAAAAGCGGTTCGGCTTATATCTTTTATCTCCTCAGAAGAAAGCAGCTCTCCGGTGCTGATTTTATTGAGGAAATCCTGCTCGGCTACGGTATGGACATTTCTGCCAAGAAGAAGCGCTATTCCGGGCGGGATGACCTCTTCCTTCTCCCATATGCCAAATCGTTCTCCGTATCGCCGCTGAAATTGAATGCCACATTTGGCGAGCATGTTGAGCATGGAGACATGAAGCTGGGGCTTGATGCCCGAGAAGGTCTCATCTGATTTTACTCTTGACATATTTTCCAACATCTCCTATTTTTAA is part of the Candidatus Zixiibacteriota bacterium genome and encodes:
- a CDS encoding recombinase RecT codes for the protein MTVTTKALTLKERIDSPAIRARFNEVLGKKAAGFVSSVISAVKANSQLSQIAPDSVISAAMVAATLDLPINPSLGFAHIVPYKGQAQFQMGWKGYSQLGLRSGQFSRMNASPVYEGQLILWDNITGDFKYDLSKKASEKVIGYVSYFRLTNGYEHYLYMTVEEIKAHAERYSQAYKRGIGPWFDTFEAMALKTVHKLNISKWAPMTQDMELALSYDQGVIKNPVTHLAGGEEVVMEYPDNGHNESETGPASASSEESGLSTESMSAGDPGTHQGHEPEKKPANGSEKPNPASMRGKKTGDLGF
- a CDS encoding PD-(D/E)XK nuclease family protein: MSRVKSDETFSGIKPQLHVSMLNMLAKCGIQFQRRYGERFGIWEKEEVIPPGIALLLGRNVHTVAEQDFLNKISTGELLSSEEIKDISRTAFESEWNEGVTLQEEEAIDQKKTYGEAVDRAVDLSLKYHSTLAPTVFPVEVEKKFVIELKGYPVDLAGRIDILEDDAVGDIKTMSKNEPSVMSPQMAMYATAFKMETGRFPSKVYHHKVIKTKTPKTDIEVLAPGPSWINPLYRRIERFIEILDAVRAGKQALMPADPQGWICTKRYCGYAITCKFWSGR